The nucleotide window GTAAAGAAAATAACAAATACAGAACATTTGTTCATGTCGGCAGTTAGCATTACTGAATACCGAAGCACTTAAATGTCCCTTCTCCTGAAGAAAGTCTAAGGGCCAATGCTTTCTGTTGGTGTCTCTATAAcaacttccttttcttttttgacCTGTTACCAGGTGTGGATCCTAGCCTTGGGGGCTATTTTTGGCTTCTCATCTTATGGGCCaattgcactttttggggtcaTAGCCAATGAGAGTGCTCCTTCCAACTACTGTGGGACATCACATGCTATAGTTGCCCTGATGGCAAACAGTAAGCTATTGTATTTGACAAGCCGTTTAGGAACATGTTTGCGTCTTTGATGAGATCCAGACTGAGTGACACATTGGTTTTGTTTTCAGTTGGTGGATTCCTCTCTGGGTTCCCGTTCAGCACCATTGCCAAGCACCATGGCTGGGAAATGGCCTTCTGGGTGGCAGAGATCAGCTGTGTTATCACCACAGTGGGGTTCTTCCTGATGCGTAACATCAGAACCAAGATGGGTCACATCCCCAAGAAGGATGACTGATCACCGAGCTTAATCTGGCCGGCTTGGAAAACTAGAGATAagaatgtactgtacacaaatcATTGGCCACTGTTTGTCTATGTTGTCTTTAGCAGTTTTTTATCGCTAATAATTATAAACGTTCTTCTCccaattattttgtatttgtacgTGACAACATCCAAGTGGGAGAGAGATTGGGCACTGTGTTTCCTACTTCATTATTAATCGTATTCTACAGTATGAGGGAATTAGTTGGCAGTATGTTATATAGGTTAGATGAGGTAGATTAGGCTATTTATTACTGTAACTGTATACTAACTTAGTGGAGGATACCCATTATAAAGTATTATTGTTGATGCAATGAAGTACATATATTTTTTCTCAAAATGGCTCTGCAGACATATCCCTCCTGTTTTAGAAtggataaaataaatatatattcttGTTTACTCGGCTTACTTTATCCATTTTTATCAAACAAAGTTGAGAGCAAAGGAGCGGTATGCAACTGTCACAGCCAACATGATACAATTGTGTTTATTAGTTATTTAGTATGTACAAAggcaaacatttaaatatgtacAAGTATCCCAGGATGACTCACGGTGTGCACCTCTCGATATTGCACATTTTCATAACAAACAATTCAGCTCAACTCAGACTGCTTGAAATTCATGATCCTGTTCCAAAGTTACCAGCCTTTTCAGCAACCTCCAAAGCACCCTTCAAGTTCTGATCAAACAGTTCACACCTgggaacacacaaacagcagtGCATTGTTTTAGTAAATGATTTCAGTGCACTGGCATTTCATCTGAAGGGTGTCCAGCTAACAGGGTGGTTGTTTACCTGATCGGCATCTCCAGAGAATAGAACGGGTTCTTAAGGGCAAAGTCTGAATATATCTCATAAATCTTCCGCAGAAGTGCATCAATCCCAGACTGTCGGGGGTCTGCAAGCACTATGAACTTTATACCTAAAAGCAAAAAGATTTGAAGTGTTCATGTCACTTGTGTTCATATGTTCAGTGTTCATATGTCACCGCACAGTTTAAAATAACTTATACCTGTAAGTGTCTGAAAGCAGTGGAGTTTAAATGCGTCGGTTTCCAGCATCTCAATCCCAGAACTACCGACTTCAGGAGACAGTTGTGAGCCGATCGCAAACAATCTTGTAGGGGACAGAGCAGCACAGCATACACAATTCTCAACAGTGGCGGGTTTGAAAGTGGGATGGTTCCATTCACGATAGTCCGTCTCCTTACAACATAGAACTAGCGTTCAGAAATGATGCTTACTAATCaatagtagtaggctagttgACCTACAATATTGTTCACATCGAACAATACTTACGAATGAAACATTGAAGccagcatcagtttttcattcGAACTCAAACGGGCTCTTCCAAATCGAATGGACACTGGATAATTTGCTGAGTCTTTCAAATATTCGATTATCTCCTTGCCTTCCGCCGTAAACTTGCCATTGACGTCCACTCCATTGATAGATAACACTGCATGACCTACTGAATGAGTACAATGCAATGTTAAAATAATATAATTACGGGTGATATACAGTTATTACGGCATAAtctgaaggaaggaaagaaaacaaGTCAGTTAATACTAGCATACCTCTGATACCATCACGTTGGCCGAATGATACTATAACTTTCTCGTCGTGGATCTTCAGCACCAAATCTAAAGGATAACTAAATGTTTTTTCTGCCTCTGCTCTCGGTACATAGTTGTCATATTGGTAAATTAGTCCCC belongs to Hypomesus transpacificus isolate Combined female chromosome 15, fHypTra1, whole genome shotgun sequence and includes:
- the trappc4 gene encoding trafficking protein particle complex subunit 4, coding for MAIFSVYVVNKAGGLIYQYDNYVPRAEAEKTFSYPLDLVLKIHDEKVIVSFGQRDGIRVGHAVLSINGVDVNGKFTAEGKEIIEYLKDSANYPVSIRFGRARLSSNEKLMLASMFHSLFAIGSQLSPEVGSSGIEMLETDAFKLHCFQTLTGIKFIVLADPRQSGIDALLRKIYEIYSDFALKNPFYSLEMPIRCELFDQNLKGALEVAEKAGNFGTGS